The sequence below is a genomic window from Salinispira pacifica.
CTGACGGCGCTGCTGGGCCCAGTATTCCTGGTATTTCTTCCGGAACCGTCTGTTGGATCCCAGACCAAGCAGGGTTCTTCCGGTTTCCGCATCCTGCATTTTAATCAGACCGGTGGCGGGAAAGTCCACTTCTTCGGGACTGGTAAGGCGAACGGCGATTACATCGTGACGCTTCGCCAGTATGCTCAGGTCACGCCAATATCCGCTGGATTTGAAGTCCGAGAGAACCACACAGATTCCCCGGCGTTTCAGCGCTTCTCCGGTGGTTTTTATGGCCAGTCCAAGGTTTGACCCGGTTCCTTTGGGCTTGTAGCGGATCATATCCTGAATCAGCCGGAGAGCATGCTTTCGGCCCTTCATGGGACTCACCCAGTGTTCAATTTCCTCGGTGAAAAACACCGCTCCCACCTGATCATTATTATTGATGGCGGCGAAGGTGAAGATGGTGAACAGCAGATCCGCCGTCTCCCTGAGGGTGTGGCTGCCGGCGGCTGAAAAAACACTGGCGGAAAGATCAACCAGAAGAAACAGTACGATTTCCCGCTCTTCCCGGAAGGTTTTGGTATACACCTGGTTCATCCTGCTGGTTACGTTCCAGTCGATGAGCCGGGGATCATCCCCCTCCACATATTCCCGTACCTCGGAAAACTCAATCCCCGGGCCTTTGAACACCGAGCGGTAGTTTCCCGACAGAAGACTTTCCACCAGTTTGGATGAGAGAAGCTCAAGATTTTTTACCCTGGCAAAAAGCCGTGCAGCATTCATGGTACAGGCACCGCTGAAAGCAGATAGGAAATAACATCTTCTGTGGTCATATCTTCGCTTTCCGCCTCATAGCTCAGGTTGATCCGGTGCCGCAGCACCATTGGTGCGACATATTTTACATCTTCCGGCACCACAAAACTCCTGCCTTCCAGCAGGGCTTTCACCTTGGCGGTGCGGTAAAGATAAATGCTGGCCCGGGGAGATGCGCCGAATTCGATAAACCGGGCAAAACTGTTGAGCCCCTGATCGTTTTGTCTGCTGGCCGCCACAATATTCACTATGTAGCTTTCAATGCGCTCATCCATGGTGATCCGGGCCGCATTGTCCCTCAGCCGCTTTATATCGGCCTTCATGATCTGCCGGGTCAGTCTGATATGCTCGGGATTGCCCATTCTCCGGAGAATCTGAAGCTCCTCCTCCGGAGTGGGATAGTCCACGGTGAGTTTCAGAATAAAGCGGTCCAGCTGGGCTTCCGGAAGGGGATAGGTGCCTTCCTGTTCGATGGGGTTCTGGGTGGCCAGAACAAAAAAAGGTTCGGGCAGGGGATATGTGTTGTCCCCGATGGTCACCTGGTTTTCCTCC
It includes:
- a CDS encoding DUF58 domain-containing protein, giving the protein MNAARLFARVKNLELLSSKLVESLLSGNYRSVFKGPGIEFSEVREYVEGDDPRLIDWNVTSRMNQVYTKTFREEREIVLFLLVDLSASVFSAAGSHTLRETADLLFTIFTFAAINNNDQVGAVFFTEEIEHWVSPMKGRKHALRLIQDMIRYKPKGTGSNLGLAIKTTGEALKRRGICVVLSDFKSSGYWRDLSILAKRHDVIAVRLTSPEEVDFPATGLIKMQDAETGRTLLGLGSNRRFRKKYQEYWAQQRRQWFRECQKRGVSPIEIQSNEDPILKLFQFFQRRKRRR
- a CDS encoding AAA family ATPase, coding for MEIKESERSELELQVMRSRDLIRKAMDEISNVVVGQSDMIEGMFLGILAGGHVLLEGVPGLAKTLAIKSMAEVVDASFKRIQFTPDLLPADLVGTMIYRQQTGEFVPRKGPVFSNIILADEVNRAPAKVQSAMLEAMEENQVTIGDNTYPLPEPFFVLATQNPIEQEGTYPLPEAQLDRFILKLTVDYPTPEEELQILRRMGNPEHIRLTRQIMKADIKRLRDNAARITMDERIESYIVNIVAASRQNDQGLNSFARFIEFGASPRASIYLYRTAKVKALLEGRSFVVPEDVKYVAPMVLRHRINLSYEAESEDMTTEDVISYLLSAVPVP